One segment of Candidatus Spechtbacterales bacterium DNA contains the following:
- a CDS encoding RelA/SpoT domain-containing protein produces MKKTHLDEEQLKKDYNKYKDEYKNFQKEVYTIIKQIEKESDKWGIHYIRQRHNGGSIKKLKSILENNKGRDDKPDKYKGHKKLTDLKDIAGVRVACYCRDDRDNLAYYLEGHLKTKGYLNVKAEEKEEEYRAIHVDLAKTVQVGRKKEKIFCEIQVRTVMADAWAVQDTKFSYKKLGDADSATLKKAIADILDGCENLWEMVKRKSQDQNNKK; encoded by the coding sequence ATGAAAAAAACACACCTAGACGAAGAACAATTGAAAAAAGACTACAATAAGTACAAAGATGAGTATAAAAATTTTCAAAAAGAAGTTTATACAATTATAAAACAAATCGAAAAAGAATCAGATAAATGGGGTATTCATTATATTAGGCAGAGACATAATGGTGGGTCAATCAAAAAACTTAAATCTATCTTAGAAAATAACAAAGGTAGAGATGACAAGCCTGATAAATACAAAGGACATAAGAAACTTACAGATTTAAAAGATATCGCTGGAGTGCGAGTTGCGTGCTACTGTAGAGATGATAGAGATAATCTTGCTTACTATTTGGAAGGACATTTGAAGACAAAAGGATATTTAAATGTTAAGGCCGAGGAAAAAGAGGAAGAATATAGAGCAATACATGTAGATCTTGCTAAAACAGTACAAGTGGGCAGGAAAAAGGAGAAAATATTTTGCGAAATACAAGTTAGAACTGTTATGGCCGATGCATGGGCCGTCCAAGATACAAAATTTTCATATAAAAAGTTAGGAGATGCAGACTCTGCAACCTTAAAAAAAGCAATAGCTGATATTTTAGATGGTTGCGAAAATCTGTGGGAGATGGTTAAAAGAAAATCACAAGATCAAAATAATAAAAAATAA